The DNA region ATCGCTTTCTAACCAGCCCACGGCACGCGCACCAATACGAATGGAGCGTGGAAATTCACCGCTGGCCATCAGGGCATAAATGGTACTGCGGCCAAAGCCCGTTTTGGCTTTTACCTCGGGCAAGCGCAAAATCCGCTGCTGACGCGCTGGGTGTACTGAGTTTGTGGGTGATTGTGTGGTTGGGTTCATCGTTTGCTTCCTCACTGATCTGTTAAGTTCAGTTAGGAGTTTGCCAGTACTAATCGGACGCAGTAGGCAGATAAATGCCCAGATCGTGCAGCTTTCTGAGGGTACAAGTAGCTACTTGCCCCAGAATTTACATAATGCCCCAAGTCATAAATACCCTGTGGGCAGGGTTAGCGTATTGCTAAGTGGCGTGAATTAAGGCTTTGCCCAGACTGCCCCAAAAGCCCAAGGGATGGCGTACTGCTTTGAAGTTTCCTACTCAAAACTCAGTTTTGGTGAGTCGTATGGATTGAGTGTTGATATGTCGAGTGTATCGACACACAAGAAAGTCATGTCGAAAAAACAGTAAAAAATCGACATGACCTGTTCAGGTCTTGGCTCACTTTACTTCGAGAGATGGCAATTTATTGCTTTACAACTTGAAGATAAAAGTGAAACTATAATTTCACTAAATTAAGATTTAAGAAAACATAGTTTCATTATGGATACTGTCGAGCCAAAATCAAAACGCACTGCGGTCATATTCCCTAGACAAAGGAAGATGTTAAACATCTTGGGCGAAAACTTAACATTGGCGATGAAGAGACGCGGCATTACTCAAGAAATGATGCATAGTAGGACAGGGATTTCTAAGCCAACACTGCGTAAAATATCAAAAGGTGATCCTTCCGTTTCACTTGGTCACTACGTTAAGGTTTTGGCAGTCCTAGGCTTGTTAGACGACCTAACCAAGGTTGCCCGTGATGACGAGCTGGGAAGAAAGATCCAAGACATCCAATTGCTAAATAAAAAATAAGGGCGTCATATTCTTATAGCATTTGCTCATGTCCACATCGCTAAAACTTGGCAAACAATGCCAGCCAGCTTCAAAGAAGAAAGATAGCTATTAAGGGGCTGATTTATACTCAACCAGAACCCGTTTACACTTTTATGCGCATAAAAATGTAAAATTCCGCACTTTTATGCGCGTAAAAGTGCGCAATACAAGCTGAGTACTCGTCTTTGCGTTTTACCGAACGGGGGAATGCAGAGGTTGGAGGTCTACACAAAGTGACTTTATGGGTAACAATCTGTAGACCTTGTATTTATTGTGAATTGAAAAGTTTGTTTTACTTTCATTGAAAAAGCGCTGCATTTTCCTGTTTGCGCTGATCCAATGTCTTAGCAATCGCAGACACTGTTGTTTTACTGATCCCTTGCTGCTGTGCCAGATACGTAAATTGGCTGATGGCTTCTGCGACTTCTTCAATGACTTGCCTTGCATCATGCCAATTCGCAAAGCCAGCACTGGTAGCAAGTTTTTGCATCACCTTAAGCGGTGGCGCTTTACCATAACCTCCGAACGCAGTGGCGTGTTCGTTGAATGGATGTGGGCTGTAGGTAACATCGTAAAAAGGGGCAGGATCCCATTGACCGTCATCCGCTTGCAAAAACGCCCAGTTTTTACTGTGGTCGTCCTGATTAGACGACAGCAGGTTAAAAACGGCACGGCGAAATTGCAGCTGTCCAGCCGCTGGCGATTTACACAACTGACGGCTGGCTTTAATTAAATCAATGTAATCTAAACTTGGCGTTCGAAAGTCTACATCCAGCAGCCCGCAAGCGCTGTGCATATGCAATCGACCTGCACTGCGCTTTCTGCCTAAGTCGGCCTGTTCAGTGACATAATCAAAACGCTTAAGCGCCAACCAAGCAGACGCACCGCTTGTAGGTGGTGCTTCAATG from Pleionea litopenaei includes:
- a CDS encoding helix-turn-helix domain-containing protein, which translates into the protein MDTVEPKSKRTAVIFPRQRKMLNILGENLTLAMKRRGITQEMMHSRTGISKPTLRKISKGDPSVSLGHYVKVLAVLGLLDDLTKVARDDELGRKIQDIQLLNKK
- a CDS encoding helix-turn-helix transcriptional regulator, with product MRKQTMNPTTQSPTNSVHPARQQRILRLPEVKAKTGFGRSTIYALMASGEFPRSIRIGARAVGWLESDIDQWIETRRIGAAYGRG